The region GGAAATTTGCATAATAACAGTAAGTTTAGTTTATTTTATGTATGTTTTGTATGCCTATGTCGATATATCATGTTGAATATTTTGTTTGCTACCTTATTAAAAGTTTAAGGTAATAGGTCCTTTAAGTCATCATTGTTATCATAAGTGAAAATGCATACAACAATAAATAAAGTATAACTAAGTTTACTTAATTAAACAATAAATTTCAGCACATAAAAGTATCATTAGAGAAAGGAAATGTAACAAACTTTGAAACTAAGCCTATAAACACTTAACGAGTTGATGATGTTGGTTGTGTGTTGATTATAATCTTCATTAATTTTCAGTAAGGGAGAATGTTACTCAAAACCAACCTTCTTCATTAACATCTGGTGTTGGTGCAACTGATGTTGCTGCCAATGAAATTCATGTTGTTGGACTTCCTCCACTTGGAAAGaagagaaaataaaatgctaaTGGTTCTAGGAAATCCTCTCCTGCTTGGGACCATTTTATTAAATTGCCTAATGAAATTGAAGCAGTAGCTGCTTGCAAACACTGTCATAAGAAATATTTGTGTGATCCAAAAACCCATGGGACATCTAACATGCTTGCTCATACAAAAGTATGTACCAAGATGCCACAAAATGATCCTACTCAAACTGCCCTCTCCTTTGCCGGTGGCCAATGATTTAATTTGGCAGCTTGTAGAAAGGTTATTTCTCTCTTTGTGATCCTAGATGAACATGCTTTTGGGGTAGTTGAAGAGGAAGGCTTTAAGTTGTTATGCAAACAATTACAACCCCAATTAACTATTCCATCAAGGAGAACTGTGGCGAGGGATTGTTTTCAACTTTTTGTTGATGAAAAAGCAAGATTGAAAGGTTATTTCAAATCTGATTGCAATGGGGTAGCCTTAACCACTGATTGTTGGACATCCATTCAGAATCTTAGTTATATGACCCTAACTACACACTTCATTAACAATGATTGGAAGTATGAAAATAGGATTCTAAGTTTTTGTTTAGTTCTTAATCATAAGGGTGAGACAATTGGTAGAAAAGTTGAAGAGATTTTAAGGGAATGGGGAATAAGGAATGTGTCCACAATCACTGTGGATAACGCAACATCTAATGATGTAGTTGTTGCTTATTTGAAGAAGAGGATTGATAATATGGGTGGTTTAATGAGTGATGAATCTTTCTTTCATCTTCGTTGTTATGCACACATTTTAAATCTGGTGGTTCGTGATGGTTTAAAACAGAATGATTTATCCATTTCTGCCATTAGAAATGTTGTTAGATTTGTTAGGTCATCACCCCAAAGATCTGCAAAGTTCAAAGAATGTATTGAGTTTGCTAGAATTAATTGCAAGAAACTTCTCTGTCTAGATGTTCCGACAAGGTGGAACTCATGTTATTTGATGCTAGATGCTGCTAAAAAGTATCAAGCAGCATTTGAGAAAATGGAAGGTGAAGATTTTAGCTATTTGGAATTTTTTGGATTAGTTGGCCCCCCTACTCTTAATGATTGGGAGAATGTTAGGTGTCTAGTAAgttttttcaaaattttctaTGATGCTACTATGGAATTTTCTTCGTCAAAACAAGTATCCTTTCATAAGTCATTCCACCAACTAGCTTCAATACATTGTGAGCTTAAAAGATCATCCATGAACTTGAACATAATTTTAGCCTAAATGGGATATGAAATGAAGAAGAAGTATGACAAATATTGGGGGGAAATTGAAAACATCAACAAGTTTATTTATTTTGGTGTGATTCTTGACCCTATATACAAGTTAGGATATGTAGAGTGGTGTTTtaatgatatgtataatggcgAGTCGGTGCCTTTTACTAATATGATTAATGTGATAAAAAAGGAGTTGTTTAAACTATTCAATTGGTACAAGGGTATACATGAAAAGCAACATGGACCCTCTACTAGTCCTAATGAGGGTGGTTCATTTGGTGATGGTGTTCCTAATGTTGAAGTTCCATCTCATTTTGCAAGGGTTGAAGCTTTTAAAGAGCACCTTAAACAAAAAGATTCAATAGATGAAAAAAAATGATCTTTAGAGGTATCTAGATGATAATTATGCCGATGATTTTAACTTTGATATCCTTATGTGGTGGAAACAAAACTCTTGTAGATACCCTATTTTATCAAAAATGGTGAAGGATGTTTTAGCTAGTCCAGTATCCACTGTCGCTTCTGAAAGCACATTTAGTATCGGGGGCAGAGTTCTAGACACATATAGAAGTTCACTAACCCCTGAAATGGCAGAGGCTTTGATTTGTGCACAAGACTGGTTGAAACCTACACTTAGTCAATTCAAGGACTTGAATATAAATGAAGAATTTGAGTTGTCTGCCACTATTGTTTCAGGTATGTAAATATTTGAGTATGAGTATTTAGTGTATTAATGTATTGGCTTTGgttttgatttaattatttgGTTTCTGTTTAATTTTATGCAGAATTTGGTGGTCCC is a window of Lathyrus oleraceus cultivar Zhongwan6 chromosome 6, CAAS_Psat_ZW6_1.0, whole genome shotgun sequence DNA encoding:
- the LOC127093908 gene encoding zinc finger BED domain-containing protein RICESLEEPER 2; amino-acid sequence: MTLTTHFINNDWKYENRILSFCLVLNHKGETIGRKVEEILREWGIRNVSTITVDNATSNDVVVAYLKKRIDNMGGLMSDESFFHLRCYAHILNLVVRDGLKQNDLSISAIRNVVRFVRSSPQRSAKFKECIEFARINCKKLLCLDVPTRWNSCYLMLDAAKKYQAAFEKMEGEDFSYLEFFGLVGPPTLNDWENVRCLVSFFKIFYDATMEFSSSKQVSFHKSFHQLASIHCELKRSSMNLNIILA